In Corylus avellana chromosome ca2, CavTom2PMs-1.0, the following proteins share a genomic window:
- the LOC132172029 gene encoding universal stress protein PHOS34-like isoform X1 has product MACSEKQVMVVGIDDSEHSSYALGWTLDHFFVPCTSNPTFKLVVVHAKPIPTYAVGLAGPGINVGAAEVLPMVEADLKKIAARVVEKAKELCINKSVNDVTVEVVEGDGRNVLCEAVERHHASILVVGSHGYGAIKRAVLGSVSDYCAHHAHCTVMIVKRPKIKH; this is encoded by the exons ATGGCGTGCTCGGAGAAGCAAGTGATGGTGGTAGGGATAGACGACAGCGAGCACAGCTCATACGCGCTGGGGTGGACGCTGGACCACTTCTTCGTCCCTTGCACCTCCAACCCTACTTTCAAGCTCGTCGTCGTCCACGCCAAGCCCATTCCCACCTACGCCGTCGGCCTCGCCGGTCCTG GAATTAATGTAGGAGCGGCCGAGGTTTTGCCGATGGTAGAAGCCGATTTGAAGAAGATCGCTGCCCGAGTCGTTGAAAAGGCCAAGGAACTTTGCATCAATAAAtcg GTGAATGATGTGACAGTGGAGGTTGTGGAAGGAGATGGTAGGAATGTTCTCTGTGAGGCCGTGGAGAGACACCATGCATCCATTTTGGTTGTTGGTAGTCATGGCTACGGAGCCATTAAGAG GGCTGTTTTAGGCAGTGTCAGTGACTACTGTGCTCATCATGCTCACTGCACCGTGATGATTGTTAAGAGGCCCAAAATCAAACACTAA
- the LOC132172029 gene encoding universal stress protein PHOS34-like isoform X2: MACSEKQVMVVGIDDSEHSSYALGWTLDHFFVPCTSNPTFKLVVVHAKPIPTYAVGLAGPGAAEVLPMVEADLKKIAARVVEKAKELCINKSVNDVTVEVVEGDGRNVLCEAVERHHASILVVGSHGYGAIKRAVLGSVSDYCAHHAHCTVMIVKRPKIKH, translated from the exons ATGGCGTGCTCGGAGAAGCAAGTGATGGTGGTAGGGATAGACGACAGCGAGCACAGCTCATACGCGCTGGGGTGGACGCTGGACCACTTCTTCGTCCCTTGCACCTCCAACCCTACTTTCAAGCTCGTCGTCGTCCACGCCAAGCCCATTCCCACCTACGCCGTCGGCCTCGCCGGTCCTG GAGCGGCCGAGGTTTTGCCGATGGTAGAAGCCGATTTGAAGAAGATCGCTGCCCGAGTCGTTGAAAAGGCCAAGGAACTTTGCATCAATAAAtcg GTGAATGATGTGACAGTGGAGGTTGTGGAAGGAGATGGTAGGAATGTTCTCTGTGAGGCCGTGGAGAGACACCATGCATCCATTTTGGTTGTTGGTAGTCATGGCTACGGAGCCATTAAGAG GGCTGTTTTAGGCAGTGTCAGTGACTACTGTGCTCATCATGCTCACTGCACCGTGATGATTGTTAAGAGGCCCAAAATCAAACACTAA
- the LOC132172594 gene encoding probable E3 ubiquitin-protein ligase BAH1-like 1, with protein sequence MKFCKKYQEYMQGQEKKLPGLGFKKLKKILKKCRSDFHSDNAIDGLHDTQTCPHHCPVCDGTFFPSLLKEMSAVVACFNKRAQKLLELHLASGFRKYFIWFKAKLQNNHVTLIQEGKDLVTYALINAVAIRKILKKYDKVHYSKQGKAFKSQAQSKHIEILQSPWLCELMAFHINLRESKVNYSKASPLFEGCNLTYDDDGQPSLTCELFDSVKVDIALTCSICLDTVFDPVSLTCGHIFCYMCACSAASVTIVDGLKAAEPKAKCPLCREARVYEGAVHLDELNILLSRSCPEYWEARLQTEKVERIRQIKDYWDGQSRAFLGV encoded by the exons ATGAAGTTTTGCAAGAAATACCAGGAGTACATGCAAGGCCAAGAGAAAAAACTTCCTGGGCTTGGCTTCAAGAAGCTTAAGAAGATTTTGAAGAAGTGCCGGAGCGATTTTCATTCCGACAATGCCATTGATGGACTCCATgacacccaaacatgccctcACCATTGCCCAG TGTGCGATGGAAccttctttccttctcttctcaAGGAAATGTCTGCAGTAGTAGCTTGCTTTAATAAGCGTGCCCAGAAATTGCTTGAGCTACATCTTGCTTCTGGGTTTCGGAAGTACTTTATTTGGTTCAAAGCCAAGCTACAAAATAACCATGTTACCTTAATCCAAGAGGGAAAGGACCTCGTTACTTACGCACTTATCAACGCGGTTGCAATCCGAAAAATACTTAAGAAATACGATAAG GTTCATTACTCTAAGCAAGGTAAGGCCTTCAAGTCACAAGCTCAAAGCAAGCATATTGAAATTCTTCAAAGTCCTTGGCTGTGTGAGCTCATGGCTTTCCACATCAATCTAAGGGAAAGCAAGGTCAATTATAGCAAGGCATCACCTTTGTTTGAGGGATGCAACCTCacatatgatgatgatggccAACCCTCACTTACTTGTGAGCTCTTCGATTCCGTCAAAGTCGATATTGCCCTCACTTGTTCCATATGCTTG GACACAGTCTTTGATCCAGTTTCCCTCACTTGTGGTCACATATTCTGCTACATGTGTGCTTGCTCGGCCGCATCGGTCACTATTGTTGATGGCCTAAAGGCAGCAGAGCCTAAAGCAAAATGCCCTCTATGTCGAGAG GCTAGAGTTTATGAAGGTGCTGTACACTTGGATGAGCTTAATATTCTATTAAGCAGGAG TTGCCCCGAGTACTGGGAGGCGCGGCTTCAAACAGAAAAAGTGGAGAGGATTCGTCAGATAAAAGATTATTGGGACGGTCAGAGTAGGGCATTTCTAGGTGTCTGA
- the LOC132171729 gene encoding universal stress protein PHOS34-like — translation MEMACSEKQVMVVGIDDSEHSSYALGWTLDHFFVPCASNPTFKLVVVHAKPTPTSAVGLAGPGAAEVLPMVEADLKKIAARVVEKAKELCISKSVNDVTVEVVEGDGRNVLCEAVDRHHASILVVGSHGYGAIKRAVLGSVSDYCAHHAHCTVMIVKRPKIKH, via the exons ATGGAAATGGCGTGCTCGGAGAAGCAAGTGATGGTGGTAGGGATCGACGACAGCGAGCACAGCTCATACGCGCTGGGGTGGACGCTGGACCACTTCTTCGTCCCCTGTGCCTCCAACCCTACTTTCAAGCTCGTAGTCGTCCACGCCAAGCCCACTCCCACCTCCGCCGTCGGCCTCGCCGGTCCCG GAGCGGCCGAGGTTTTGCCGATGGTAGAAGCCGATTTGAAGAAGATCGCTGCCCGAGTCGTTGAAAAGGCCAAGGAACTTTGCATCAGTAAAtcg GTGAATGATGTGACAGTGGAGGTTGTGGAAGGAGATGGTAGGAATGTTCTCTGTGAGGCCGTGGATAGACACCATGCATCCATTTTGGTTGTTGGTAGTCATGGCTATGGAGCCATTAAGAG GGCTGTTTTAGGCAGTGTCAGTGACTACTGTGCTCATCATGCTCACTGCACCGTGATGATTGTGAAGAGGCCCAAAATCAAACACTAA